The DNA sequence CGGTGGCCCAGAAAGCCGCCAACCCGACCCGTAACTTCGCGGCCTACTCGGTGGCCGGTAAAAAGGCCCAGGTATACGCCACCGTAGCCGGCACCGACAAGCGCTTGGCCGCCGGCGAAACCCTCTCGTTTCAGCCCCTGGCCCAGCCCCTGGAAACCCAGGTCTGCGTGTTCGTGGACCCCACCAAGACGTTTCAGTCGGTGCTCGGCATCGGCGGGGCCCTGACCGACGCCTCGGCCGAAACCTACGCCAAGCTCAGCAAAGACCAGCAGCAGGAGTTTATGCAGGCCTACTACAGCCCCACCAAGGGCATTGGCTACACCCTGGCCCGCACCAGCATTGCCAGCTCCGACTTCAGCAGCGCCCCCTACGACTACGTGGCCGACCAGGACGCGAGCCTCAAAACCTTCAGCGTCCGGCACGACGAGCAGTACCGCATCCCGTTCATCAAGCAGGCCATAGCCGCCGCCGGCGGTAAGCTGACCATGTACGTGGCCCCCTGGAGCCCACCGGCCTGGATGAAGGACAACAACAACCGCCTCAAGGGCGGCAAGCTGCTGCCCCAGTACCGCCAAGCCTGGGCCGACCACTACGTCAAGTTCATCAAGGAGTATGAGCGCCAGGGCATCCCGATCTGGGGCCTGAGCACCCAGAACGAGCCGATGGCCGTGCAGAAGTGGGAATCCTGCCTGTTCACCGCCACCGAGGAGCGTGACTTCATCAAGGAATACCTGGGCCCCACGCTGAAAAAAGGCGGCCTCGGCGACCGGAAGCTCATTGCCTGGGACCACAACCGCGACCAGGTCTACCAGCGGGCCAGCACCATCCTCGACGACCCCCAGGCCGCCCAGTACGTGTGGGGCGTGGGCTACCACTGGTACGAAACCTGGACCGGCAGCCAGATGATGTTCGACAACGTGCGCCGCGTCCACGAAACCTACCCCAACACCAACCTGCTGCTCACCGAGGCCTGCATCGAGAAGTTCGACTTCAACAAAGTCAACGACTGGAGCCTGGGCGAGAAGTACGGCCTGTCGATGATTAACGACTTCAACAACGGCAACGTGGGCTGGACCGACTGGAACATCCTGCTCGACGAAACCGGCGGCCCCAACCACGTCCAGAACTTCTGCTACGCCCCCATTATCGGCGATACGCGCACCGGCAAGCTGATTTACACCAACATCTACTACTACATCGGCCACTTCTCCAAGTTCATCCGGCCCGGGGCCAAGCGCATCGTCAGCTCTTCCAACCGCGACCATCTGAGCACCACTGCCTTCCGCAACCCCGACGGCAAAGTAGCTGTGGTGGTGATGAACGACGGCGACAAAGCCCAGGATTTCCAGCTCTGGCTGCAAGGCCAGGCCGCCGCCGTGAGCAGCCAGCCCCACTCGATTATGACGTTGGTGGTCAACTAAAGCCATTTTCGGGTTGCTATCCGGCCGGGGGGTAGAGACGCCTACGTCGCGTCTCTACCCCCCGGCCCCGCAACTGGCTCTGACACCTGCCCCGCCCGCCCCGAAACCTCAGCCGTAGCACCCGAAACGCCGCCGGTAGCACCCGAAGCCTCGCCCGCAGCACCCGAAGCCTCGCCCGTAGCGCCCGAAGCCCTGGCCGTAGCGCCCGAAACGCCGCCGGTAGCCCCCGAAGCCTCCGCCGTAGCAACCGAAGAGGCATCCGGTAGCTAATTTCACGGCTTCGGGGGCTACGGCTGGGTCTTCGGGTGCTACCAGCGGCGGCTGGGACTACCAGCCCGCTGGTTGCCGAACCCTTTCTTTCTCTTCGCCATTTACATTCGCGCCGGCAGCCGCCCCGCCGGCCGCTTGCGCGCTTCTCCCGGTTTCATCAGGCATGACTACTCTTCAAAAACAACTGGCTTTGCGTTGGTCACAGGTGAGCCGCCTGCTGCTGGCCGCCCTCCTACTGGCCCCGGTGGTAGCCCTGGCCCAGCAGCCCATCCCCGACTACGCCAAGCTGGAACGCTACGCGGCGGCCAACGAGCGGCTGCCGGCCCCGCCGGCGAGTCCGGCCCGGGTGGTCATCATCGGCAACTCCATTACCGAGGGCTGGGTCAAGACCGACTCGGCTTTCTTCCAGGGCAAGCCCTACGGCTACGTCGGGCGGGGCATCAGCGGGCAGCACACGGGCCAGACGCTGCTGCGCTTCCGCCCGGACGTCATCAACCTGCGGCCGGCGGTGGTGGTCATCATCGTGGGCACCAACGACGTGGCCGAGAATGGCGGCCCCTACCTGCCCGAGCGCACGATGGGCAACATCATGAGCATGGTGGAGCTGGCCCAGGCCCACCGCATCCGGGTGGTGCTGGCCTCGGTGCTGCCCGCCGCCGACTTCTGGTGGCGCAAAGGCCTGAACCCGGCCCCCAAAATCGTAGCCCTGAATCAGCGGCTCAAAGCCTACGCCGCCCAGCAGCACCTGGTCTACCTCGACTTCCACACCCCGATGGCCGACGAGCAGCAGGGCCTAAAGAAAGTGTACGGCGAAGACGGCGTGCACCCCAACCTGGCCGGCTACCGCGTGATGGAGCCCTTGCTGAACCAGGCCGTGGCCCAGGCCCTGAAACGAAAATAACCCGCCGGCCCACCGGCGGCGCTTGCCGCTTTTTCTCTCCCTTTCCATTTCTTTCTCATGGCTTTAGTTGCCCCTTCCGCCGTCGGT is a window from the Hymenobacter aquaticus genome containing:
- a CDS encoding glycoside hydrolase family 30 protein encodes the protein MLNKFLPSLALLTALSAGGAVAQKAANPTRNFAAYSVAGKKAQVYATVAGTDKRLAAGETLSFQPLAQPLETQVCVFVDPTKTFQSVLGIGGALTDASAETYAKLSKDQQQEFMQAYYSPTKGIGYTLARTSIASSDFSSAPYDYVADQDASLKTFSVRHDEQYRIPFIKQAIAAAGGKLTMYVAPWSPPAWMKDNNNRLKGGKLLPQYRQAWADHYVKFIKEYERQGIPIWGLSTQNEPMAVQKWESCLFTATEERDFIKEYLGPTLKKGGLGDRKLIAWDHNRDQVYQRASTILDDPQAAQYVWGVGYHWYETWTGSQMMFDNVRRVHETYPNTNLLLTEACIEKFDFNKVNDWSLGEKYGLSMINDFNNGNVGWTDWNILLDETGGPNHVQNFCYAPIIGDTRTGKLIYTNIYYYIGHFSKFIRPGAKRIVSSSNRDHLSTTAFRNPDGKVAVVVMNDGDKAQDFQLWLQGQAAAVSSQPHSIMTLVVN
- a CDS encoding SGNH/GDSL hydrolase family protein, with protein sequence MTTLQKQLALRWSQVSRLLLAALLLAPVVALAQQPIPDYAKLERYAAANERLPAPPASPARVVIIGNSITEGWVKTDSAFFQGKPYGYVGRGISGQHTGQTLLRFRPDVINLRPAVVVIIVGTNDVAENGGPYLPERTMGNIMSMVELAQAHRIRVVLASVLPAADFWWRKGLNPAPKIVALNQRLKAYAAQQHLVYLDFHTPMADEQQGLKKVYGEDGVHPNLAGYRVMEPLLNQAVAQALKRK